The Patescibacteria group bacterium genome includes a region encoding these proteins:
- a CDS encoding TIR domain-containing protein — MKRQVFYSFHYRPDCWRASQIRNIGVIEGNKPAPDNEWEEITNAGEDAIKKWINNQMEYRSCAVVLIGNKTANRKWINYEIVKSWDAGMGVVGICIHGLKNSNGCISEKGDNPFNYITHGGTKKKLSTIVKCYNPSGANSKERYGWISKHLSNAVEEAIEIRKNN, encoded by the coding sequence ATAAAAAGACAAGTTTTTTATAGTTTTCATTACAGACCAGATTGTTGGCGTGCGTCTCAAATTCGCAATATAGGTGTTATCGAAGGGAATAAACCAGCGCCCGATAATGAATGGGAAGAAATTACAAACGCTGGTGAGGATGCGATTAAAAAATGGATAAATAATCAAATGGAATACAGGTCGTGCGCCGTTGTGCTTATTGGAAATAAAACCGCAAATAGAAAATGGATAAATTATGAAATAGTGAAGTCATGGGATGCTGGTATGGGCGTTGTGGGTATATGTATTCACGGACTAAAAAATAGTAATGGATGTATCTCTGAAAAAGGGGATAATCCGTTTAATTATATAACTCATGGCGGAACAAAGAAAAAACTATCTACGATAGTAAAATGTTATAATCCATCAGGAGCAAACAGTAAAGAAAGATATGGTTGGATCTCAAAGCACTTATCTAATGCAGTTGAAGAGGCAATAGAGATTAGAAAAAATAATTAG
- a CDS encoding very short patch repair endonuclease, translating to MADTVSKKKRSEIMSKVRSKDSKIEVDFRKAIWKAGFRYRKNPKGYFGKPDLVLKKYKTVIFIDSCFWHGCKKHCRIPSTRKEYWVPKIERNKQRDKEVNRHYKKISWKIIRVWEHEIQKKPAKTLEKIILWIKK from the coding sequence ATGGCAGATACCGTTTCCAAAAAGAAAAGAAGCGAGATTATGTCCAAAGTCAGAAGCAAGGACAGCAAGATTGAGGTTGATTTCAGAAAAGCGATTTGGAAAGCTGGGTTTAGGTATAGAAAAAATCCGAAAGGATATTTTGGAAAGCCCGATTTGGTTTTGAAAAAATACAAAACAGTAATTTTTATTGATTCTTGTTTTTGGCACGGCTGCAAAAAACACTGCCGCATTCCATCAACAAGAAAAGAATACTGGGTTCCCAAAATTGAAAGGAATAAGCAAAGAGACAAAGAAGTTAATCGTCATTACAAAAAAATTAGCTGGAAAATTATTAGAGTTTGGGAGCATGAGATACAGAAAAAACCAGCCAAAACCCTTGAGAAAATTATCCTATGGATAAAAAAATAG
- a CDS encoding type II restriction endonuclease: MTAKKELIKRGSKTAKDGFRNEKDVIDKFNDWEKDKTAQKWLEAMDYNINDIEYVKASKIRGSYKADVQVQIQISIKLKSQIDVQNLQVKLVSNHNSGGNQVDKRWIGKYIELWNIPADIAKLLKLFTGETKPRKKGLKDLRRMFLPEMNENDQNKIVKFFEDNKILVVSDLLKGRGKFSADWMLVISKDDIQEKWVLKSINEAMNIFGEGPVKIASKGSLKIGKIGMQRKGGDNGRASANMLQFKINPILLFDK; this comes from the coding sequence ATGACCGCCAAAAAAGAATTAATAAAACGAGGATCCAAAACCGCAAAAGACGGATTTAGGAATGAAAAAGATGTTATTGATAAATTCAACGACTGGGAGAAAGATAAAACCGCTCAAAAATGGCTTGAAGCGATGGACTATAATATCAATGATATTGAATATGTAAAAGCGTCTAAAATAAGGGGCTCGTATAAAGCCGATGTTCAAGTGCAAATACAGATAAGCATCAAGTTAAAATCTCAAATAGATGTTCAAAATTTACAAGTAAAACTGGTTAGCAATCATAATAGCGGAGGCAATCAGGTTGATAAAAGATGGATAGGCAAATATATTGAATTATGGAACATTCCAGCCGACATCGCGAAATTGCTAAAACTTTTTACCGGCGAAACAAAGCCAAGAAAAAAAGGATTAAAAGATCTGCGAAGAATGTTTTTACCCGAAATGAACGAAAATGATCAAAATAAAATCGTTAAATTTTTTGAAGATAATAAAATTTTGGTTGTTTCGGATTTATTAAAAGGCAGAGGCAAGTTTTCAGCCGATTGGATGTTAGTTATTTCAAAAGATGACATTCAAGAAAAGTGGGTTTTAAAATCAATAAACGAAGCAATGAACATTTTTGGCGAAGGACCTGTTAAAATTGCCTCTAAAGGAAGCTTAAAAATTGGGAAAATTGGAATGCAAAGAAAAGGCGGAGATAACGGACGAGCTTCTGCTAATATGCTTCAATTTAAAATTAACCCGATTTTGCTTTTTGATAAATAA
- the dcm gene encoding DNA (cytosine-5-)-methyltransferase — MTNAKNNKLKFIDFCAGIGGGRIGLENLGMKCVGFSEIDKNSEKTYREFFGNEEKNYGDLTKINPDDLPEFDLMIAGFPCQTFSVMGQRTGMKDRRGQIIFNLIDIMKAKNLKYFILENVKGLLNHGSGQSLKIILNALGEAGYNVYWKLVSSLHYGVPQMRERIYFVGMRNDLAKNDKRFVYPEIVETPELKDYLIDDSELEFGEKKRTYETFLNYVNNKYNKNRFSVDEFLKEDYLIIDTRQSDLRLYRGKAPTLRTGRHGILYVKNGKFRKLSGYEALLLQGFPKEISSKVKDKIQDIYLLSQAGNAMTVNTVEAFGKSLLNFINK, encoded by the coding sequence ATGACGAATGCGAAAAACAACAAATTGAAATTTATTGATTTTTGCGCCGGCATTGGAGGCGGACGAATTGGTCTAGAAAATTTAGGAATGAAATGCGTCGGTTTTTCAGAAATTGATAAAAATTCAGAAAAAACATATCGCGAATTTTTTGGCAATGAAGAAAAAAATTATGGCGATTTAACAAAAATAAACCCTGATGATTTACCAGAATTTGATTTAATGATTGCTGGTTTTCCATGCCAAACTTTTTCGGTTATGGGGCAAAGAACGGGAATGAAAGATCGGCGCGGTCAAATTATTTTTAATTTGATAGATATAATGAAAGCCAAAAATCTAAAATATTTTATTTTAGAAAATGTGAAAGGCCTTCTGAATCATGGGAGCGGCCAATCGTTAAAAATCATTTTGAACGCTCTGGGCGAAGCGGGATACAATGTTTATTGGAAGTTGGTTAGCAGCCTTCATTACGGAGTGCCGCAAATGAGGGAAAGAATATATTTTGTCGGAATGCGAAATGATTTAGCGAAGAATGATAAAAGATTTGTATATCCGGAAATTGTAGAAACCCCCGAACTTAAAGATTATTTAATAGACGATAGCGAACTGGAATTTGGCGAAAAGAAAAGAACTTACGAAACATTCTTAAATTATGTTAATAATAAATATAATAAGAATAGATTTTCAGTTGACGAATTTTTAAAAGAGGATTATTTGATTATAGACACTCGCCAATCAGATTTGCGTCTATATCGAGGAAAGGCGCCAACATTGCGAACAGGAAGACACGGAATTTTGTATGTCAAAAATGGAAAATTTAGAAAATTATCCGGCTACGAGGCTTTGCTATTGCAAGGATTTCCCAAAGAAATATCAAGCAAAGTCAAAGATAAAATTCAAGATATTTACCTGCTTAGCCAAGCCGGCAACGCGATGACCGTCAATACTGTTGAAGCGTTCGGCAAAAGCCTTCTTAATTTTATAAATAAATAA
- a CDS encoding helix-turn-helix transcriptional regulator: MSIAHNNIKNLKKYRTKKGWSQEKLAREAGISYNTLIKIERGGIKNPKIETIIKLARALGVSIDDLVK, from the coding sequence ATGTCAATTGCGCATAACAATATAAAAAATCTAAAAAAATACAGAACTAAAAAGGGCTGGTCGCAGGAAAAACTGGCAAGAGAAGCCGGCATTTCTTACAATACACTTATTAAAATTGAAAGAGGCGGAATTAAAAATCCAAAAATTGAAACAATAATCAAATTAGCAAGAGCGTTGGGCGTTTCTATTGATGATTTAGTAAAATAA
- a CDS encoding gamma-glutamylcyclotransferase gives MELYFAYGSNLLYEQMRERCSSASFGTLAYYPNFKLDFTRKSTKGGWVADMVFDPNNRVWGAVYALTMSDMLVLDQREVVHLTDGYLRQKIVVFNSYGEEHIAWAYFVKIKKGSGQPRLLYMNKILKGARQQKLPVDYIDFLESIKTTEV, from the coding sequence GTGGAATTATATTTTGCTTATGGTTCAAATTTGCTTTATGAACAAATGCGAGAAAGGTGTTCAAGCGCTTCTTTTGGAACATTAGCGTATTATCCAAATTTCAAATTAGATTTTACGCGAAAATCCACAAAAGGCGGATGGGTGGCTGATATGGTATTTGATCCTAATAATCGTGTTTGGGGCGCGGTTTATGCTCTCACAATGTCGGATATGTTAGTTTTAGACCAACGGGAAGTTGTCCATTTGACTGACGGCTATCTAAGGCAAAAAATCGTCGTTTTTAATTCTTACGGTGAAGAGCATATCGCATGGGCGTATTTTGTCAAAATCAAAAAAGGAAGTGGCCAGCCGCGTTTGCTGTATATGAATAAAATATTAAAGGGAGCGCGACAGCAAAAATTACCAGTTGATTATATAGATTTTTTGGAATCTATAAAAACAACGGAGGTTTAA
- a CDS encoding glycosyltransferase family 4 protein, with product MIIGIDGRNLEGGRTGVGRYLFNLLKEWNSFNLPNDLKFILYFKEEIPKDLILSEAVFEKKIIGGRSNAFFTHFVLPRAAKKDGIDLLFCPAYVAPLFYGGKIVLTLHDIIYQARPDLYNWPSVWDKILLKRFSKIAARKAEIIFVPSEYSKMEVLKYYQVDSERVFVTPLAADESFRRIDDENKLAEVKEKYGVKNKFIFYIGSIFNRRHLPEAIKAFGEIAGELPGYQFLIVGKNYTCFSMKSRGVLRKEYINSKDLALLYNAADLLVWLSDYEGFGLPVLEALACGTPVITSPVASIPEVAGEAAIYIQDNYDISEISEAMREALTDKSARQELISRGLEQAQKFSWKKCARETLDALLTKRL from the coding sequence ATGATTATTGGGATTGATGGGCGGAATTTGGAAGGCGGACGGACGGGCGTCGGCCGCTATTTGTTTAATCTGCTGAAAGAGTGGAATAGTTTTAATTTGCCTAATGATTTGAAATTTATTTTGTATTTTAAAGAAGAAATTCCGAAGGATTTAATCTTGTCAGAGGCGGTTTTTGAAAAAAAGATAATCGGCGGACGGAGTAATGCTTTTTTTACACATTTTGTTTTACCGCGGGCGGCTAAGAAGGACGGGATTGATCTTTTGTTTTGTCCAGCTTATGTCGCGCCGCTTTTTTATGGCGGGAAGATAGTGTTAACCTTGCATGATATTATTTATCAGGCGCGCCCTGATTTATATAACTGGCCGAGTGTTTGGGATAAAATATTGTTAAAAAGATTTTCTAAAATAGCTGCGCGAAAAGCGGAGATTATTTTTGTTCCTTCGGAGTATAGCAAAATGGAGGTTTTGAAATATTATCAAGTGGATTCGGAAAGGGTTTTTGTCACGCCTTTAGCGGCGGACGAGTCGTTTAGACGGATTGATGACGAGAATAAACTGGCGGAAGTTAAGGAAAAATACGGGGTGAAAAATAAGTTTATATTTTACATTGGTTCAATTTTTAATCGTCGCCATTTACCAGAAGCGATTAAAGCGTTTGGAGAAATCGCCGGTGAATTGCCTGGTTACCAGTTTTTAATTGTTGGAAAAAATTATACTTGTTTTTCTATGAAGAGCAGGGGAGTTTTGCGAAAAGAATATATCAATTCTAAAGATTTGGCTCTTCTTTACAACGCGGCGGATTTGTTGGTTTGGCTTTCCGATTATGAGGGCTTTGGCCTGCCCGTTTTGGAAGCGCTCGCTTGCGGAACACCAGTCATTACCAGTCCAGTCGCTTCAATCCCAGAAGTAGCGGGTGAGGCGGCGATTTACATTCAGGATAATTATGACATCAGCGAAATTTCAGAAGCGATGCGCGAGGCGCTGACGGATAAAAGCGCGCGGCAGGAATTAATTAGCAGGGGATTGGAACAAGCGCAAAAATTCTCATGGAAAAAATGCGCGAGGGAAACGCTTGATGCTTTATTGACAAAAAGATTATAA
- a CDS encoding glycosyltransferase family 2 protein: MIMPPKVFIIIVNWNNWADTHECLESLENVDYPNCEVIVVDNGSTEKFSIFNFQFSIKVIYNKENLGFSEGNNVGIRYALKNGADYVLLLNNDTIASADFLTRLVEAGESDEKIGFLGAKIYFADEPNKIWFAGGEVNWLYNKGTMRGYGEMDKGQYDLPAIQETEYITGCCLLAKREALEKIGLMPNEYFLYYEDVDWSLRARRAGFKTVFVPAAKIWHKCSKSTVEGSPSYIYYHIRNGLILASKFAPWYVLPFVHLDALWRTIKQLIKLVFSPKKRVWAKYILIGMKDFYLGKRGKV; this comes from the coding sequence ATGATTATGCCGCCGAAGGTTTTTATTATAATTGTTAACTGGAATAATTGGGCGGATACGCACGAGTGCTTAGAGTCGCTTGAAAATGTTGACTATCCAAATTGCGAGGTGATTGTGGTTGATAATGGGTCAACTGAAAAATTTTCAATTTTCAATTTTCAATTTTCAATTAAAGTCATTTACAATAAAGAAAATTTGGGATTTTCCGAAGGGAATAATGTTGGTATTAGATATGCTTTGAAAAATGGCGCCGATTATGTTTTACTTTTGAATAACGATACGATTGCGAGCGCTGATTTTTTAACGAGATTAGTTGAAGCGGGGGAGAGCGACGAAAAAATCGGTTTTTTAGGGGCGAAGATATATTTTGCGGACGAACCGAATAAAATTTGGTTTGCGGGCGGGGAGGTGAATTGGTTGTATAACAAAGGGACGATGAGGGGGTATGGCGAGATGGATAAGGGGCAGTATGATTTGCCGGCGATCCAAGAGACAGAGTATATTACGGGGTGCTGTCTTTTAGCGAAGCGGGAGGCGTTAGAAAAAATTGGCTTAATGCCGAATGAATATTTTTTGTATTACGAAGATGTAGATTGGTCTTTGCGCGCGAGGAGGGCGGGGTTTAAAACAGTTTTTGTCCCAGCGGCAAAGATTTGGCATAAGTGTTCAAAGAGTACGGTTGAGGGTTCGCCTTCGTATATTTATTATCACATCCGAAACGGATTGATTTTAGCGAGTAAATTCGCGCCATGGTATGTTTTGCCGTTTGTTCACTTGGATGCGCTTTGGCGAACGATTAAGCAGTTGATTAAATTGGTTTTTTCCCCAAAAAAGCGCGTTTGGGCGAAGTATATTTTAATAGGGATGAAGGATTTTTATTTAGGAAAAAGAGGAAAGGTTTAA
- a CDS encoding VTT domain-containing protein — protein MRKKTIFIFILVLFVAFLFGSSVYLRGALSDLTAVFEGFVERYPFFAPVAFVLLAAVSMLLGMFSSVPLVPLVVMTWGEAATLLLLLLGWLLGGCVSYAIGRYAGYPLVSKIAGRQRLEGWTLKLKPRMTFLLLFLFRLATPSETGYVFGIFRYDFWRYLLITFLAELPFALLVVYASGAFIEADWRLFAALFLIGVAAAALIYYLFERRFEGK, from the coding sequence ATGCGCAAGAAAACTATATTTATTTTCATTCTTGTTTTGTTTGTCGCTTTTTTGTTTGGCTCTTCTGTTTATTTGCGGGGCGCTTTGTCTGATTTGACGGCAGTTTTTGAGGGGTTTGTTGAGCGCTATCCGTTTTTCGCGCCCGTGGCGTTTGTTTTGCTTGCGGCGGTGTCTATGCTTTTGGGAATGTTTAGCAGTGTTCCGCTTGTTCCTTTAGTGGTGATGACATGGGGGGAGGCGGCAACTTTGTTATTACTTTTGCTTGGATGGCTTTTAGGCGGTTGCGTTTCTTACGCGATTGGGCGGTACGCGGGGTATCCACTGGTTAGCAAAATCGCGGGGCGGCAGAGGTTGGAAGGGTGGACTCTTAAACTGAAGCCGCGAATGACTTTTCTTTTGCTTTTTCTTTTTCGTCTTGCCACTCCTTCGGAAACGGGCTATGTTTTTGGGATATTTCGTTATGATTTTTGGCGATATCTTTTGATTACATTTTTGGCGGAATTGCCTTTCGCGCTTTTGGTTGTTTACGCAAGCGGAGCGTTTATTGAGGCGGATTGGAGGTTATTCGCGGCCTTGTTTTTGATTGGAGTCGCCGCTGCCGCGCTGATATATTATTTGTTTGAACGAAGGTTTGAGGGTAAATAA